A single Callithrix jacchus isolate 240 chromosome 4, calJac240_pri, whole genome shotgun sequence DNA region contains:
- the SF3B5 gene encoding splicing factor 3B subunit 5 has product MTDRYTIHSQLEHLQSKYIGTGHADTTKWEWLVNQHRDSYCSYMGHFDLLNYFAIAENESKARVRFNLMEKMLQPCGPPADKPEEN; this is encoded by the coding sequence ATGACGGACCGCTACACCATCCACAGCCAGCTGGAGCACTTGCAGTCCAAGTACATCGGCACGGGCCACGCCGACACCACCAAGTGGGAGTGGCTGGTGAACCAACACCGCGACTCGTACTGCTCCTACATGGGCCACTTCGACCTTCTCAACTACTTCGCCATTGCGGAGAATGAGAGCAAAGCGCGAGTCCGCTTCAACTTGATGGAGAAGATGCTGCAGCCTTGTGGACCGCCAGCCGACAAGCCCGAGGAGAACTGA